The following proteins are co-located in the Thermus thermophilus HB8 genome:
- a CDS encoding nucleotidyltransferase family protein yields the protein MATSLDRDKEAVLRALRPYLEGTGTRLFLFGSFARGEGRQASDLDLALLSPVPLKDLMPLLREALEEAPVVRRVDLVDLAEAEPAFRERVLREGVLWAEF from the coding sequence ATGGCAACTAGCCTGGACCGGGACAAGGAGGCGGTCCTAAGGGCCCTGAGGCCCTACCTCGAGGGCACGGGGACGAGGCTCTTTCTCTTCGGCTCCTTCGCCCGGGGGGAGGGGAGGCAAGCCTCCGACCTGGACCTCGCCCTCCTCTCCCCCGTACCCCTTAAGGACCTCATGCCCCTCCTCCGGGAGGCCCTGGAGGAGGCCCCCGTGGTGCGGCGGGTGGACCTCGTGGACCTTGCCGAGGCCGAGCCTGCCTTCCGGGAGCGGGTGCTTAGGGAGGGGGTGCTTTGGGCCGAGTTCTAG
- a CDS encoding tetratricopeptide repeat protein, giving the protein MRWLLVVAGLLAAGGLAQTPPPPAAQTAEQNPLRLGVQLYALGRYDAALTLFERALKENPQDPEALYWLARTQLKLGLVNPALENGKTLVARTPRYLGGYMVLSEAYVALYRQAEDRERGKGYLEQALSVLKDAERVNPRYAPLHLQRGLVYALLGERDKAEASLKQALALEDTPEIRSALAELYLSMGRLDEALAQYAKALEQAPKDLDLRVRYASALLLKGKAEEAARVLEEGHRIKPLNAEGWYTLGQAYLALGRTKEAGVALENAVALAPLRFPAAYYYLGQVYLALGDYPKAKSRLTVAVRLEPKRAEYRYSLCLANEKLGDKEGARYQCQEALKLRPDYKEAEEVLKRL; this is encoded by the coding sequence ATGCGCTGGCTGTTGGTGGTCGCAGGACTTCTCGCCGCCGGGGGGCTGGCCCAGACGCCGCCTCCCCCCGCGGCCCAGACGGCGGAACAGAACCCCTTAAGGCTCGGGGTCCAGCTCTACGCCCTGGGGCGGTACGACGCGGCCCTCACCCTCTTTGAGCGGGCCCTAAAGGAGAACCCCCAGGACCCCGAGGCCCTCTACTGGCTCGCCCGGACCCAGCTCAAGCTCGGGCTCGTGAACCCCGCCCTGGAGAACGGCAAGACCCTCGTGGCCCGCACCCCCCGCTACCTGGGGGGCTACATGGTCCTCTCCGAGGCCTACGTGGCCCTTTACCGGCAGGCGGAGGACCGGGAGCGGGGCAAGGGCTACCTGGAGCAGGCCCTCTCCGTCCTCAAGGACGCCGAGCGGGTCAACCCCCGCTACGCTCCCCTCCACCTGCAACGGGGCCTGGTCTACGCCCTCCTGGGCGAGCGGGACAAGGCGGAGGCCTCCCTCAAACAGGCCCTGGCCCTCGAGGACACCCCCGAGATCCGCTCCGCCCTGGCGGAGCTCTACCTCTCCATGGGCCGCCTGGACGAGGCCCTGGCCCAGTACGCCAAGGCCCTGGAGCAGGCCCCCAAGGACCTAGACCTGCGGGTGCGGTACGCCTCCGCCCTCCTCCTCAAGGGGAAGGCGGAGGAGGCGGCCCGGGTGTTGGAGGAGGGGCACCGGATCAAGCCCTTGAACGCCGAGGGCTGGTACACCCTGGGCCAGGCCTACCTCGCCCTGGGGCGGACCAAGGAGGCGGGGGTGGCCCTGGAAAACGCCGTGGCCCTCGCCCCCCTGCGCTTCCCCGCCGCCTACTACTACCTGGGGCAGGTCTACCTGGCCCTCGGGGACTACCCGAAGGCGAAAAGCCGCCTCACGGTGGCGGTGCGCCTCGAGCCCAAGCGGGCGGAGTACCGCTACAGCCTCTGCCTGGCGAACGAGAAGCTCGGGGACAAGGAGGGGGCCCGCTACCAGTGCCAGGAGGCCTTGAAGCTTAGGCCGGACTACAAGGAGGCCGAAGAGGTGCTGAAGCGCCTCTAA
- the hslU gene encoding ATP-dependent protease ATPase subunit HslU, which produces MNLTPAEIVRELSKHIVGQEAAKRAVAVALRNRYRRKKLPPEIAREVTPKNILMIGPTGVGKTEIARRLARLAGAPFVKVEATKFTEVGYVGRDVDSIVRDLAEASYQLVLEEMKKKVEEKALALAEEELATLLRTSVAEVRSGRLDGHFVEVQVEEEVALPFMGVLGGEAFGGMGEMLKGLLPRRPVRRRMTVREAREVLKNQHAERLIDKEELKEEARRRAQEEGIVFIDEIDKVARREGTVGPDVSGEGVQRDLLPIVEGTVVSTRIGPISTEHVLFIAAGAFHVAKPSDLIPELQGRFPIRVELSPLGPEEFYRILKEPENSLIRQYTELLKADGTELVFEDEALWAIAQAAHRANQELEDIGARRLATVLEKVLEEVSFQTDLGRVEITRAYVEKRLEAVFASPDLTRFVL; this is translated from the coding sequence ATGAACCTGACGCCCGCCGAGATCGTCCGGGAGCTCTCCAAGCACATCGTGGGCCAGGAGGCGGCCAAGCGCGCGGTGGCCGTGGCCTTAAGGAACCGCTACCGCCGCAAGAAGCTTCCCCCGGAGATCGCCCGGGAGGTCACCCCCAAGAACATCCTCATGATCGGGCCCACGGGGGTGGGAAAGACCGAGATCGCCCGCCGCCTCGCCCGCCTCGCCGGGGCCCCCTTCGTGAAGGTGGAGGCCACCAAGTTCACCGAGGTGGGGTACGTGGGCCGGGACGTGGACTCCATCGTCCGCGACCTGGCGGAGGCGAGCTACCAGCTCGTGCTGGAGGAGATGAAGAAGAAGGTGGAGGAAAAGGCCCTGGCCCTCGCCGAGGAGGAGCTCGCCACCCTGCTCCGCACCTCGGTGGCCGAGGTCCGCTCGGGCCGCCTGGACGGCCACTTTGTGGAGGTCCAGGTGGAGGAGGAGGTCGCCCTCCCCTTCATGGGGGTCCTGGGGGGCGAGGCCTTCGGGGGCATGGGGGAGATGCTCAAAGGCCTCCTTCCCCGGCGCCCGGTCCGCCGCCGCATGACCGTGAGGGAGGCCCGGGAGGTGCTGAAGAACCAGCACGCCGAGCGCCTTATAGACAAGGAGGAGCTCAAGGAGGAGGCGAGGCGCCGCGCCCAGGAGGAGGGCATCGTCTTCATTGACGAGATTGACAAGGTGGCGCGGAGGGAGGGGACCGTGGGCCCCGACGTCTCCGGGGAAGGGGTGCAGCGGGACCTCCTCCCCATCGTGGAGGGGACGGTGGTCTCCACGAGGATCGGCCCCATCTCCACGGAGCACGTCCTCTTCATCGCCGCCGGGGCCTTCCACGTGGCCAAGCCCTCGGACCTGATCCCCGAGCTCCAGGGGCGGTTTCCCATCAGGGTGGAGCTTTCCCCCTTGGGCCCCGAGGAGTTCTACCGCATCCTCAAGGAGCCGGAGAACTCCCTCATCCGCCAGTACACGGAGCTCCTCAAGGCGGACGGCACCGAGCTCGTCTTTGAGGACGAGGCCCTTTGGGCCATCGCGCAGGCGGCCCACCGGGCGAACCAAGAGCTCGAGGACATCGGGGCGAGGCGGCTCGCCACCGTTTTGGAGAAGGTGCTGGAGGAGGTGAGCTTCCAGACGGACCTCGGCCGGGTGGAGATCACCCGGGCCTACGTGGAGAAGCGGCTAGAGGCGGTCTTCGCCTCCCCGGACCTCACCCGCTTCGTGCTGTGA
- a CDS encoding sigma 54-interacting transcriptional regulator translates to MKAKTLGELRRTYPLEKLRRTVKDEARENLREKLRRGERLFPGIHGYEDTVIPALVQAILAKQNFILLGTRGQAKSRILRSLTSLLDEEVPALATELRDNPLHPISPEGKRLLEEAGDDAPIVWLSREDRYVEKLATPDTTVADLLGDMDPIKAARRGTGMADLESIHYGLLPRANRGIFAVNELADLAPKVQVALFNILEEGDVQIRGYPLRLPLDVWLVFTANPQDYTARGRIVTPLKDRIGSEIRTHYPRSLEEGARISAQEAYVPEGVLVPEWVRLSVEAVAFVAREDRRVDQTAGVSQRLAISLLEVVAASAERRALLHGGRPVARPLDLYQGLPAITGKLELEYEGELQGAERVAREIVQRAFGLVLPRYRLRTEPIVAHFEEGNLLTLPEGDVEEALKAMAGVPGLLEAARALAEGEAPEVLLSAGEFVLEGLVGRRKLSRGEATYQAAERPRSYGN, encoded by the coding sequence GTGAAGGCCAAGACCCTAGGCGAACTCAGGCGCACCTACCCCCTGGAGAAGCTCCGCCGCACCGTGAAGGACGAGGCCAGGGAGAACCTCCGGGAGAAGCTCAGGCGCGGGGAGAGGCTTTTCCCCGGCATCCACGGCTACGAGGACACGGTGATCCCCGCCCTGGTCCAGGCCATCCTCGCCAAGCAGAACTTCATCCTCCTCGGCACCCGGGGCCAGGCGAAAAGCCGGATCCTGCGAAGCCTCACGAGCCTCCTGGACGAGGAGGTTCCCGCCCTCGCCACGGAGCTTCGCGACAACCCCCTCCACCCCATCTCCCCCGAGGGAAAGCGCCTCCTGGAGGAGGCCGGGGACGACGCCCCCATCGTCTGGCTTTCCCGGGAGGACCGGTACGTGGAGAAGCTCGCCACCCCCGACACCACCGTGGCCGACCTCCTCGGGGACATGGACCCCATCAAGGCGGCCAGGCGGGGCACGGGGATGGCGGACCTGGAGAGCATCCACTACGGCCTCCTGCCCCGGGCGAACCGGGGGATCTTCGCCGTGAACGAGCTCGCCGACCTCGCCCCCAAGGTGCAGGTGGCCCTCTTCAACATCCTCGAGGAAGGGGACGTCCAGATCCGGGGCTACCCCCTCCGGCTTCCCCTGGACGTCTGGCTCGTCTTCACCGCCAACCCCCAGGACTACACCGCCCGGGGCCGCATCGTGACCCCCCTCAAGGACCGGATCGGGAGCGAGATCCGCACCCACTACCCCCGCTCCTTGGAGGAGGGGGCCCGGATCAGCGCCCAGGAGGCCTACGTGCCGGAGGGGGTCCTGGTCCCGGAGTGGGTGAGGCTTTCCGTGGAGGCCGTGGCCTTCGTCGCCCGGGAGGACCGCCGCGTGGACCAGACGGCGGGGGTCTCCCAGCGCCTCGCCATCAGCCTTTTGGAGGTGGTGGCGGCAAGCGCCGAGCGCCGCGCCCTCCTCCACGGGGGAAGGCCCGTGGCGAGGCCTTTGGACCTCTACCAGGGGCTTCCCGCCATCACCGGGAAGCTGGAATTGGAGTACGAGGGGGAGCTCCAGGGGGCGGAGAGGGTGGCGCGGGAGATCGTGCAGCGGGCCTTCGGCCTGGTCCTCCCCCGCTACCGCTTAAGGACCGAGCCCATCGTGGCCCACTTTGAGGAGGGAAACCTCCTCACCCTGCCCGAGGGGGACGTGGAGGAGGCCCTTAAGGCCATGGCCGGGGTCCCGGGGCTTCTGGAGGCGGCGAGGGCCCTGGCCGAGGGGGAAGCCCCTGAGGTTTTGCTTTCCGCCGGGGAGTTCGTCCTGGAAGGCCTGGTGGGCCGAAGGAAGCTCTCCCGGGGCGAGGCGACCTACCAGGCGGCGGAGCGCCCGAGGAGCTATGGCAACTAG
- the hslV gene encoding ATP-dependent protease subunit HslV, translating into MPRGYLGGVEIHGTTILAVRKDGVTALAGDGQVTFGQTVLKRGAVKVRKLEVGEGVLVGFAGGVADALALLERFEERLKEAKGNLLKGAVETAKLWRTDRVLRHLQAMIVAADRESMVLLSGSGEVITPEEPLLAVGSGGPYALAAAKALYRHTGLSAKEIATEALRIAAEVDLYTSGQVTVLTLGEA; encoded by the coding sequence ATGCCCCGAGGGTATCTTGGCGGCGTGGAGATTCACGGCACCACCATCCTCGCCGTCCGCAAGGACGGGGTCACCGCCCTCGCCGGGGACGGCCAGGTCACCTTCGGCCAGACCGTGCTCAAGCGGGGGGCGGTGAAGGTGCGGAAGCTGGAGGTGGGGGAAGGCGTCCTCGTGGGGTTCGCCGGGGGCGTGGCCGACGCCCTGGCCCTCCTGGAGCGCTTTGAGGAACGGCTCAAGGAGGCCAAGGGGAACCTCCTGAAGGGGGCGGTGGAGACGGCCAAGCTCTGGCGCACCGACCGGGTCCTCCGCCACCTCCAGGCCATGATCGTGGCCGCGGACCGGGAGAGCATGGTCCTCCTCTCGGGAAGCGGGGAGGTGATCACCCCGGAGGAGCCCCTCCTCGCGGTGGGAAGCGGGGGGCCTTATGCCCTCGCCGCCGCCAAGGCCCTTTACCGGCACACGGGGCTTTCCGCCAAGGAGATCGCCACGGAGGCCCTAAGGATCGCCGCCGAGGTGGACCTCTACACCTCGGGCCAGGTGACCGTCCTCACTTTGGGGGAAGCATGA
- the tatA gene encoding twin-arginine translocase TatA/TatE family subunit, with amino-acid sequence MNLGPMEIILILLIVLLLFGAKKLPELARGIGQAAREFRKGIQEEEKKEEPKA; translated from the coding sequence ATGAACCTCGGACCCATGGAGATCATCCTCATCCTTCTCATCGTCCTCCTCCTCTTCGGCGCCAAGAAGCTTCCCGAGCTCGCCCGCGGCATCGGCCAGGCGGCCCGGGAGTTTAGGAAGGGGATCCAGGAGGAGGAGAAGAAGGAGGAGCCCAAGGCTTAG
- the mscL gene encoding large conductance mechanosensitive channel protein MscL, translating to MWRDLKDFLMRGNVVDLAVAVIIGTAFSQVVSSLVADVITPLIGALGGVPDFSGIRLGPIALGRFLNALLNFLIVGTTVYFLVVVPMREAQKRLRKPPQETPPPEPPEEIRLLREILEELRKKT from the coding sequence ATGTGGAGGGATTTGAAAGACTTCTTGATGCGGGGAAATGTGGTGGATCTGGCGGTGGCCGTGATCATCGGCACGGCCTTTAGCCAGGTGGTGAGCAGCCTGGTGGCGGACGTGATCACCCCTCTTATCGGCGCCCTGGGTGGGGTGCCGGATTTCTCCGGAATCAGGTTGGGACCCATCGCCCTGGGCAGGTTCTTGAACGCCCTGCTCAACTTCCTGATCGTGGGGACGACCGTCTACTTCCTGGTGGTGGTGCCCATGCGGGAAGCGCAAAAGCGCCTCCGGAAGCCGCCCCAGGAAACCCCTCCCCCGGAGCCTCCAGAGGAGATCCGGCTTCTTCGGGAGATCTTGGAAGAACTTAGAAAAAAGACCTGA
- a CDS encoding phosphoenolpyruvate carboxylase codes for MSQDPFALLKAEVDLLGRLLGEAIRTLSGERFFALVEEVRALAKARRQGDEAAGEALLARVEGLSTEEAEALVRAFTHYFHLVNLAEERHRVRVNRLRAQAETLESPRPEGFLALAKALKERGLSLEEAEAHLNRLELLLTFTAHPTETRRRTLRHHLEALQRELEAGDRERLAARVALLYGTEEVRKARPTVEDEIKGGLYYLPTTLWEAVPRVVAGLEAALERVYGRRPRLKSPVRFRSWIGGDRDGNPFVTPEVTAFAGRYAREVARRRFLEALEDLVRDLSLAEARVPVPREVRERGEGVERFMGEPYRRYFAALYRALEREEATTEGLLAALKAAERGLREVGLGRVAEAFLDPLEARLSAFGLELAPLDLREESGRLLEAAAELLRVGGVHPDFLALPQEERERLLTEELKTARPLLPVGEAPEGEALRVALGALKAWRDKGAHVVSMTHHPEDLLAVFLLAREVGLYRPGRPLPFDVVPLFETLEDLRRAPGVLRRLLENPVFLAHARGRGGVEVMIGYSDSNKDAGFLMANLALYEAQEALSRVGEEVGLPVYFFHGRGTSTARGGGPAGRAIASLPPRSVGRRIRLTEQGEALADRYSHPDLAVRHLEQMLYHFALAALGPGQEPEARWREALAQAAEESTRRYRALLQEEGFFDFFEAFTPIREIGELPIASRPVYRRGRVRDIRDLRAIPWVMAWTQVRVLLPGWYGLSALEELPLDLLREMYRGWPFFASTLEAAAMALAKADMGVARLYLRLVPEPLRFFYRRLAEEHARTVALLEAVFQAPLLHNQRTLERQIRLRNPYVDPINIVQVELLRRYRAPGGKEDEALRRALLLSILGVAAGLRNAG; via the coding sequence GTGAGCCAGGACCCCTTCGCCCTCCTTAAGGCCGAGGTGGACCTCCTCGGCCGCCTCCTCGGGGAGGCCATCCGGACCCTCTCCGGGGAGCGCTTCTTCGCCCTGGTGGAGGAGGTGCGGGCCCTCGCCAAGGCCCGCCGCCAGGGGGACGAGGCGGCGGGAGAGGCGCTTCTGGCCCGGGTGGAGGGGCTTTCCACCGAGGAGGCCGAGGCCTTGGTGCGGGCCTTCACCCACTACTTCCACCTGGTGAACCTGGCGGAGGAGCGGCACCGGGTGCGGGTGAACCGCCTAAGGGCCCAGGCCGAGACCCTGGAAAGCCCCAGGCCCGAGGGCTTCCTGGCCCTGGCCAAGGCGCTTAAGGAGCGGGGGCTTTCCCTGGAGGAGGCCGAGGCCCACCTGAACCGCCTGGAGCTCCTCCTCACCTTCACCGCCCACCCCACGGAGACCCGGCGCCGCACCCTGCGCCACCACCTCGAGGCCCTGCAGAGGGAGCTGGAGGCGGGGGATAGGGAAAGGCTCGCCGCCCGGGTGGCCCTCCTCTACGGCACGGAGGAGGTGCGCAAGGCCCGCCCCACGGTGGAGGACGAGATCAAGGGGGGGCTTTACTACCTGCCCACCACCCTGTGGGAGGCCGTGCCCCGGGTGGTGGCGGGCCTCGAGGCCGCCCTGGAGAGGGTCTACGGGCGAAGGCCCCGCCTGAAAAGCCCCGTGCGCTTTAGGAGCTGGATCGGCGGCGACCGGGACGGCAACCCCTTCGTCACCCCCGAGGTCACCGCCTTCGCCGGGCGCTACGCCCGGGAGGTGGCCCGGAGGCGGTTTCTGGAGGCCCTCGAGGACCTCGTGCGCGACCTCTCCCTGGCCGAGGCCCGCGTTCCCGTCCCCCGGGAGGTGCGGGAGAGGGGAGAGGGGGTGGAGCGCTTCATGGGGGAGCCCTACCGCCGCTACTTCGCCGCCCTGTACCGGGCCTTGGAGCGGGAGGAGGCCACCACGGAAGGGCTTCTCGCCGCCCTGAAGGCGGCGGAGCGGGGGCTTAGGGAGGTGGGGCTTGGCCGGGTGGCGGAGGCCTTCTTGGACCCCTTGGAGGCCCGCCTTTCCGCCTTCGGCCTGGAGCTCGCCCCCCTGGACCTCAGGGAGGAGTCGGGGAGGCTCCTCGAGGCCGCGGCCGAGCTCCTCCGGGTGGGCGGGGTCCACCCCGACTTCCTCGCCCTTCCCCAGGAGGAGCGGGAGCGCCTCCTCACCGAGGAGCTCAAGACCGCCCGCCCCCTCCTCCCCGTGGGGGAGGCCCCGGAGGGGGAGGCCCTAAGGGTGGCCCTGGGGGCCCTGAAGGCCTGGCGGGACAAGGGGGCCCACGTGGTCTCCATGACCCATCACCCGGAGGACCTCCTCGCCGTCTTCCTCCTCGCCCGGGAGGTGGGGCTCTACCGCCCCGGCCGGCCCCTGCCCTTTGACGTGGTCCCCCTCTTTGAGACCCTGGAGGACCTGAGGCGGGCCCCCGGGGTGCTCCGCCGCCTTTTGGAGAACCCCGTCTTCCTGGCCCACGCCCGGGGGCGGGGCGGGGTGGAGGTGATGATCGGCTACTCCGACTCCAACAAGGACGCGGGCTTCCTCATGGCCAACCTCGCCCTCTACGAGGCCCAGGAGGCCTTAAGCCGGGTGGGGGAGGAGGTGGGGCTTCCCGTCTACTTCTTCCACGGCCGGGGGACCTCCACGGCGAGGGGTGGGGGCCCCGCGGGCCGGGCCATCGCGAGCCTCCCGCCCCGGAGCGTGGGGCGGAGGATCCGCCTCACGGAGCAGGGGGAGGCCCTGGCGGACCGGTACAGCCACCCCGACCTCGCCGTGCGCCACCTGGAGCAGATGCTGTACCACTTCGCCCTGGCGGCCCTGGGCCCCGGCCAGGAGCCCGAGGCGCGCTGGCGGGAGGCCCTGGCCCAGGCGGCGGAGGAGAGCACCCGCCGCTACCGCGCCCTCCTCCAGGAGGAGGGGTTCTTTGACTTCTTTGAGGCCTTCACCCCCATCCGGGAGATCGGGGAGCTTCCCATCGCCAGCCGCCCCGTGTACCGCCGGGGGCGGGTGCGGGACATCCGGGACCTCCGGGCCATCCCTTGGGTCATGGCCTGGACCCAGGTCCGGGTTCTCCTGCCCGGCTGGTACGGCCTCTCCGCTCTGGAAGAGCTTCCTTTGGACCTTCTCCGGGAGATGTACCGGGGCTGGCCCTTCTTCGCCTCCACCCTGGAGGCCGCGGCCATGGCCCTCGCCAAGGCGGATATGGGGGTGGCCCGCCTCTATCTGCGCCTGGTCCCCGAGCCCCTGCGGTTCTTCTACCGCCGGCTCGCCGAGGAACACGCCCGCACCGTGGCCCTTTTGGAGGCCGTCTTCCAGGCCCCCCTCCTCCACAACCAGAGGACCCTGGAGCGGCAGATCCGGCTCCGTAACCCCTACGTGGACCCCATCAACATCGTCCAGGTGGAGCTTCTCCGCCGCTATCGGGCTCCCGGGGGCAAGGAGGACGAGGCCCTGAGGCGGGCCCTTCTCCTCTCCATCCTGGGCGTGGCGGCGGGCCTCAGGAACGCGGGTTGA
- a CDS encoding HEPN domain-containing protein, translating into MNRARDWLEQARHNLRHAQGSLGLGDYAWACFAAQQAAEAALKGLHLARGQVAWGHSILDLLADLPEDVDVPEDLVEAAKVLDKYYIPTRYPDAHPAGPAARHYTRLEAEEALDLAQKILAFVEEKL; encoded by the coding sequence GTGAACCGGGCCCGGGACTGGCTGGAGCAGGCGAGGCACAACCTGCGCCACGCCCAGGGAAGCTTGGGCCTAGGCGACTACGCCTGGGCCTGCTTCGCCGCGCAACAGGCCGCCGAGGCCGCCCTCAAGGGGCTTCATCTGGCCCGGGGCCAGGTGGCCTGGGGTCACTCCATCCTGGACCTCCTGGCCGACCTTCCCGAGGATGTGGACGTGCCCGAGGACCTGGTGGAGGCCGCCAAGGTCTTGGACAAGTACTACATCCCCACCCGCTACCCGGACGCCCACCCGGCGGGCCCCGCCGCCCGGCACTACACCCGCCTCGAGGCGGAGGAGGCCCTGGACCTAGCCCAAAAGATCCTGGCCTTCGTGGAGGAAAAGCTTTGA
- a CDS encoding nucleotidyltransferase domain-containing protein — protein sequence MTRVFRFDPKARLKEVAEAARALGERPEVLAVVLFGSLARGEATAFSDADLLVLLRDTPLPFPERLVRYRPEGVRRVEVFPYTLSEAVEGLKGGFGVVPAALREGKLLFEREGAWEALRRLA from the coding sequence TTGACCCGCGTCTTCCGCTTTGACCCGAAGGCCCGCCTTAAGGAGGTGGCCGAGGCGGCAAGGGCCCTGGGGGAGCGCCCCGAGGTCCTCGCCGTGGTCCTCTTCGGCTCCCTGGCCCGGGGGGAGGCCACCGCCTTCAGCGACGCCGACCTCCTCGTCCTCCTCCGGGACACCCCTCTTCCCTTTCCCGAAAGGCTCGTGCGCTACCGCCCGGAAGGGGTGCGCCGGGTGGAGGTCTTCCCCTACACCCTGAGCGAGGCCGTGGAGGGCCTCAAGGGGGGGTTCGGCGTGGTCCCGGCCGCCCTCCGGGAAGGGAAGCTCCTCTTTGAGCGGGAGGGGGCCTGGGAGGCCCTACGCCGCCTAGCCTAA